TCAGGGGGATGAGTCAGTGCGGGGTGGGCAACTGCGAGATGTCTCCCATTTCCTTTCCAGCCCCCTTGCCCAGTGATCCAAGTTCAAGGAGTGCATCTCTGCTGTTCAGACCATTGAACTGGTGCCTTGAAGCCTCTGGAACAGCTGTGGGAGGCAAGAATCATTACTCCAGACAAAGAGTGGGGAGCAGACTCAATATCCAGGTTATTATGAAGCCGGCCTTGAGAGCCAGGAGCGCCAGGTGCAGGCATGGAGGGGGGCCGCGTGGAGGGGGGCCGCGTCGAGGGGTGGCTGAGGGCCTCCCTGGGGCTTCTAGAGGGCTTGTGTTCTGCCAGGTGCTTCAGAGGGGGGAGCGGCGGGGCCAGGGGCCACCCCCTGCCCCAAGAAGAGGACAGAGGCACCACTGCCTTTCCTGTTCTCACGGGATGTCACACATCCTGTCTCCCCGGGGCCCAGATTCAGCCAGTTCTCCAGGAATCTGGCACTTTCTGCTGGGTCACCGAGAACCCCTAAGGCTCCGTTTCTTTGGCTCTAACAGGGAGCTGTTGACCAACACCATTCCCAAGGTCCACACCTTTGGCACAACTGCCCACAGAGCCGTCATCCGCTCTTGTTGGGAAGAAGGGCTGAGACGGGCCAGCCGGGGAGGGGTTTTGAGGGGAGACGGGAAAGGATCCTCTGCACCTGGGGAGCAGCTTCACCAAGTCCGTGTGCTTCCCCCTCTCCAAGGACCACCACCAAGCCATTCACATGATTCACTTACCGCACTCAGGAAGGGGATGTTGGAGGCGCTGCCCAGGAAGCCAAAGGCAACGGGGAAAAAGCCCCTAGGAGCAGAAAGGAGAGGGGGGATCAGGGATGAGCTGGGGGGAGGCTGAGGTCCCGCTACAGGCTCCAGCTTTGGCTCCCGGGAGGGCAGGCCCCTGGACCCTGGGCAGGCATGGCTCTGCACCCCTGCTTTTCAAGAGGCAGTGTGGTGGAGTAGTTAAGAATGAAGGCCTTGGGGTCAGACTCCTGGGGTCCCATCTGGACTCCACCTCTCACTGGCCCTGTGcaaacttgggcaaattccttaACACCTCTGAATCTGTTTCCAgttgtaaaatggggttaatagtAATAGCATCCACATTTCCACAAAGAAATGCTTGgggaatgtttatttttgttagtcGTCTCTCCCTAGACTGGCTGTGAACCAGCAGCCACAGGTTTCCGGGCACGGATCACCACTGGAGGCTGTGCTCAGATTGCTctcccccacacccctcccctaCCATACCCTGGCAAGAATGGTGACCCTCCACAGGGCTTGGGGGCACAGAGGCTGGTGTGGGCAGGGAATAGAGATCTGAATTCTGGCTGAGCCCCTTCCTTTCCTTGGACCTCCGCTCCCTGAGGTCCACTTGCATTTCTGGGGTCTCTGATGGCTGTGATTTTCTTCCCCCTCAATGCTGCTGCAAGCTGTCCTTGTCAAGACAGCTAGAACTGAGTCTGCTGAGGCCCCACTCGCACTTTTGGTCCACCCTTGGATCAAGGTCAGATCCTCCGCAGGCTCCTTGTGAGAGTTCAGGCAGGGccagcctctctgggccttggttctCTTATCCCCAAGAGGACAGCCCTCCAGTGGGCTGTGGAGATGACAGAATGAGAGGAAAATTGTGAGCCTGCTTGGTGCCTTGGAGGGGCTTCGCAGATGTGAGTTCACTGTCCCTGCCCCCTGTCTGGTGGCTAGGCTTGCGGGCAGGTCCTGGGCCTCCTCCCTGCTGCCGGGCACACAGCAGGCGCGCCATGTTTGCTGGTGGGTGTGCCGGTTCCTCCAGCTCGCAGTGTCCACCAGGTGCCCACCCCTGTTTCCAGCCCTTCTGAGTCTCCGCCTCTTTCGGGATCAAGTCCGGCTTCTGTACGCACTGCCAGTCACGCTGCCCACACCCGCTGGAGCCTGAGCTCAGCCAATCAGAGGCCCTGGGGTGCCCATCGCGAGGCCCAGGACCTGTTCTCACCTGAAGAGGCTAAAGAAGCCATAGGTTTCCAAGAACATGCCCAGGAGAGGCCAGCGCAGCAGGACGATGACCACGCCCCCCAGGAAGAAGCTGGTGCCCTTGAGTTTGTGCCTCTGGAAGAAGAAGGAGAACGTCCTCCTCAGGCCGATGATGAAGGAGAGGCCAGTCAGGAACAGCAGCTGCGGGGAGGGAGAGCGGTCGGCGGGTGAGCGCGAGCACGCTGGCTGCACGGACCCGCCCCGCAGCGCAGGGTCGGTGGCCAGGCTCCGAGCTGCACCTAATGCGGGGCAGAGGGGTGGGCGGGTGAGCGCGAGCACGCTGGCTGCACGGACCCGCCCCGCGCAGGGTCGGTGGCCAGGCGCGGAGCTGCACCGCATGCGGGGAAGAGGGGTGGGCGGCTGAGCGCCAGCACGCTGGCTGCACGGACCCGCCCGCAGCGCAGAGTCCGAGGCCAGGCCCGCAGCCGCACCGATCGGGGCGGGACCTGCTCCTCCTCCAGAGGCCGACCACCAGCGAGGGCCGGCGAGCTAGCGGGAGCCCCGAGTCACTGGGGCTGGAGAGGGGCAGAAGGGCCCAGAAGCAGGGGACCCGAGGCCTTTGGAGGCCTCTGGCTTGTTACCCAGCTCGGCCCGGTTTCTTGGATCCCAAGCGCTTCCTCACGTCTGTTACCATTTCACACCTCCCAAGTAACGCGGAAAAGACTCCATTTCAGAGGCTGAAAGCCAGGCCTGGGTAGGTTGGGCAGCCACACCCGAGTCCCAGGGAGCTGGCGGAGCCCCGGCCCTCCACCCCGCGGCCTGTCGCCACCTCAGCCAggctcctggggctcctgccaGACTGAGCTCTCGGCTCTCTTCCAGCATGTTCCGTGCTTACCCCCTTCTCCATACCTCTGCTCCAGCGGGTCCACCCCCCTGGAAGTGCTTTATCCTCCCCACACTCTTTCTTCTCTCAATTCTTTCCCGTCCTTCTCCCTCTGTGGGTACTGTCTTTCTCCCAAGCACCTCTTTCCATATTAGATGTATTTATCTTTCAGTGACTTTGCCGCtgcccctgccttcctccccagccGTGTACGTTGATGTCACATTCCCCTCCCTGGGTGGTGGGATTTGAAGGGAGAGACAGTGTCTGATTCATCTGAATTCCCGCCGCCGACCCTCATCCCAGGGCCTCACTTGGAGCTTAGCATGAGAATCCAGGTCCTCAGGTCCTCTGTGCCCAGGAAGCCTTATTGTCCATCCCCAGCCACCAGCCCTTGCCTGCCCAACGCAGGTGGCACACAGTGCCTGGCTGGACCCGATCTGAGTAAACTCGGGCTGACCCTCCTGGCAGTGGAGACCTCACGCAGGTTCGGAGGGCTGGAAGACTCACATTTCCGAAGGCCAGCAGCACGGAATCAAAGTACAGGAGCATTCCAAAGAGGATGAAGAAGATGCCGAAGCCAGTGGTGCCCACGCCAATCTCTGCAATGCGCAAGGAAGTTGGGGTGGGATGGGTTTGGGGAGAAAGCTGGGACGCTGCCGCTGCCCTCATCGCCCCTGGACAGGCGCCCTCCgggggtgggaggcggggtgGCTCTGTTGCCACCTGGGAATCTGGGCTTCCATGCTCTCCCGGAAGGAtgggaaggaaggggaggtgggCACAAGCCTCCGTTTAGCGCCTGGAAACTGCTGTTGGGCCCTGCCCACACCCTGCCCTCACCACAGGAAGCTAGTGCTGCCCTCGCTGCTTCTGTTTGCAGTTTCCTCTTGTCTTCAGGGTCTTCAAGACTTCTCTGCTAGATCATTATCAGGGTTGTGACTCTGGCCCTGTTTTCTTGTAGTTGGGAGCCACTTGACGCCAACTCACCCCCAGGCCAAAGAGTACCACCAAAGACACAGCCACAGCCCCAGAGGATCTCAGACCTGCCCAGCTGGCCTGCCCTATTTCTCAGGAGGCTTGTCCTCCTGATAATTCTCACagcctctcctttcttctctaaaCTGCTCTGGTCCCCAGCCTTCCAGTGATGACCCTTCACacttgaaagggaaagagaagtcaTGGACCAGAAATGCGCTCCTCACCTGAAGCCAGCAAAGCGATTGCCCCATACTATTTCCCACAGAAGTTACACCATTTTATGTTCctagactgagcgacttcaccttcacttttcactttcctgcattggagaaggaaatggcagcccactccagtgttcttgcctggagaatcccagggacgggggagcctggtgggctgccgtctatggggtcgcacagagtcggacacgactggagcgactcagcagcagcagcagcagcagtagtgatGCACAAGGGATCCCAgcttctctacatcctcaccaacacgtgttcctttctgtttttgctttgttttctttctgatagCATTCATCCTAaagggtgtgaagtggtatctcactgagGCTGTGGTTTGCCTTTCCTTGATGATAACTAATGTTGAGAATCTTTCATGCGcttgttggtcatttgtatatctgttttggagaagtgtctatttaaggcctttgttcatttttaaaacatgttgtttggattttttgttgttataggagtattttgtatattttagatagtAACCCCTTATCGGATATATGATCTGAaactattttctcctattctgtaggttgccttttcactctcttggaTCCTTTGATGCAcaggagttttaaatttttatatagtccaatgtttctattttctctgtaGTTGCCTGAGCTTTTGGTATCACACCCAAGAAATAATTGCCAAATTGAGCATTGTGAAgcttttctcttatgttttcttctaagaactgTTTTAGATCTTACTTAGAGCTAAAATGAACTTTAATTTCTCTATGTGGTATAAGGTAagggtccagcttcattcttttgcctgtgactatccagttttcccaacatcatttgttgaaaagactgtcctttccccactgaATGGTCTCGGTGCCCTTATTGAGAACCATGCGCCCATGTATGCTgaggcttatttctgggctctctctcaCATTCCATTGCGCTCTCTGTTTGTCTTCGTACAGTCTCACcgctttgattactgtagctttgtaataagttttgaaatcaagaagtTTGAAACctccaacttcattcttctttttcaagattgctttggctattcaagattCCTTGAGATTCCATGTGCATTTAAGaatgcatttttctatttctgcaaaaaatgTCATTGGGATTTTTTGATAGattattgcattgaatctgtaaactGCTCTGAGTAGTATTGATAGCTTAACAGCAACATTGTCTGCCAATCCACAAATATGGGTCTTTCTACATAGTAgcgtcttttaaaatttcttttagcaacattttttagttttaagGGTACAAGACTTTTGTCTCTttagttaagtttattcctaaggattttattctttttgatgctgtggtaaatggaatcatgttgcttccttttaaaaaaattactgatgaGGTACAacttaaagtttatattttatagtttatattgtTATGCACCTCactttatttacttaatataGCTAAAAtgccttattttctttttgttgaataTGAAAATCATTTGTTATGATGAATAGAGAAAGAGCTAGAGTGTCTTTTTCAACTACAACATGTATAGCTTTATTAAAaatagcttaatttttaaaaagaaaacacataggTAAATTTTAACGAGATTTTCACTGGACTTGTTAACTAACATCTCAGAATTGATCCTTAGCATCTCTATGAAATTGGTATTATTGccatgtttctgtgtgtgtgtgtgtgtgtgtgtgtgtgtgtgtgtgtgttcatcagtcaggcatgtccaactctttgtggccccgtggactgtagctcaccagactcctctgtacgtggggttttccaggcaagaataccgtagtgggttgccgtttctactccaggggatcttcccgacccagggattgaacctgccagTGTCTCCGTAGAGCGTTGTGAAAAGTTGCTGAAAGTTTGGTTGTTAAGAGGCAGAACtaagaaacagaacagaaacagaattaCGAGGACAAGGCTTACTGGCTTAATTATATTTGCAGTTGGAAGAGAATGAAACCCAACTGTCTGTCAGGTGATTAAGCTTTCCTAGTCTGTGCCcggggctcagtgggtaaagaacctgcttgaagtgcaggagacacaggttcgatccctgggtcgggaagatcccctggagaaggaaataacaacccactccagtattcttgcctggaaatcccatggacagaggagcctggcgggctacggtccagggggtcacaaaagagttggatatgacttagtgactaaacaaaaaacaacaacttgtTATCATACAGATCTTAAGGGGAGAATTAGCACCAGTTCCAGTATAGAAATAAGGCCAAAGGCTTTCCTTAAAAGAgtcattaaaaatacagaaatgagaTTTGTACTGAAACCTCATTCaactcatattaaaaaaaaaaaaaaaaaaaagccagcctaATTAGTTCTCCCTTTTGGCAGAGCTGGATTTGTTAGGAACCAGCACAGCATCATTCTTCTCAACATATTGCCTTACCACCAGAATCCATCTGCAACGAAGAGCAATTCCTCCTGTTTCTGACAAACCTCCATAGTCTATTCAAGCTTCCTATTTCTACATTCTAGAATGCCTGCCCGAATTAAATCTCTTAGAGCCCAAGACACTGGGCAAAATACAGCCTCCTTGGTCATTATGAAGGTTGTGTTCTTTCCATGTTGCATGATTTTTCTACCCTCAGAGACAATAGGgggttccccagtggctcagcagtaaagaatcagcctgcagtgcaggagacacaggagagtgggtttgatccctggatcagaaagatcccctggaggagggcatggcaacccactccaatactcttgccaggaaaatcccatggagagaggggcctggcaggctatggtccgtggGTTTGCAAatagttgggcatgactgaagtggctgagcatgcatgcgtgaAGAGACAGTAAATTGAGGATCAAGAAGTATTTCtagcttgttgttgttattttacaTGGGCCAGGGTATTGTGGAGGAAGACCACAATCTGAATGACAAAAATATCTTAAGTTTTTATGACTGCTGTAATAAACCTCTTATTAGAGGTCAGGAGATTAACGCTGATGCATGACTACCATCCAGCGCTCAGCCCCGTTCGAGTTTCATCAGCTGTCCCTGCAATATCATTCACAGCGAAAAGGTCCAGTTCAGGGCCACATGTGGCGTGAGCTTGCCATGTCTCTTCAGTTCTGCAGTCTCTCCTTGGCGGGACTTTGACACTTGGAAGACCTGCCGGCCATCCAGCAGCAGTGCCTCTATCTGGGTTTGTCTGATGTCTCCGCATGACTGTATTCGGGTTATGCAGAAATATCAGCAAGAGGTGATGCCGTCTTCTCCTGCCACTGTCGGTGACGCACGATTCCCGTTTGACAGCTGCTAAGGACGTTTCTTCAAGTCGGAGTCTGCAGGACCCTCCACATAAAGTGACTCTCCAGCTCCCACCATGAACCCTGCCAGACGCCCCCCTCTTCCTGGCCAGCTGAACCCCACCCAGCATGAACCCTCCAACCTGGGGAGTGCTTGGATGCCCGCCCTGGGCATTGCCCCCCCTTCCGCAGTACGGCTTTAGGACTGCATTGttgaggaaggagggaaaggggaagtgAAAGAGCTGTTTCTCTTTACAGAATTAACAGCGCCGACTAATAGTAGTCATTGTTGACGCTGGTGAGCGCATGGTGCCAGGCAGTCTAAGCACTTCGTGTGCTCTAACTCATCTCGTCTTTATAACTGCCTGCGTGATAGGTGTGCTTTCCCCCATCTcgcagacaaaactgaagcatgAATGGTGTTGCCCTGTGCCCACGGGTGCACAGCCAGCAGCCAGCAGAACCAGGGTGTGAACCCAGTAGACCAACTCTAGAGAAGTGACTTTAACGCCCTGTCCAGCCcactcctgcccccatcccctctGCAGGAACTGCTCTGGCCCGGGCCTCCCAACATACCAAATGCAGAGGATAGGGGTCGGGCCTCCTCTGTCAGCAGCTGGCCACCGCCTTCTTGCAGCATCCTCTAGTGGGCTCCATGACACCGTATTCTCGATTGCTTCCTGCTGTTCTGGCCGCTCCTCCCAGGCTTCTTTGCCagctcccccttctctctctccctctcggGGTCTGAACTACTCAGGGCTTCAGCTCCAGCTCATTTCTCTTCTCATTCTAGTTGCACATGGGCTCCCACTTCTTTAAGTATCTCCTGTGTGCTGACAATGTCGTTATTTCTCTCTCTAGCTCGAGGCTTCTTTGAGCTTCCAAACTCCTATCCAGCTGCCTACTTGGCATATCTGCACGTTTTTCTCTCTTCACGACATCTTGAACTTAACAGGTCCAAACTGAGCTATCGGTTTCTTTCCTTAAAGCTGCACTTGGCTCAGTTTTCCCCAAATGAATAAAATGCCATCACCATCCACCCAGCAGCTCAAGGCAGAAGCCCAGTGGCCTCACGGCTCCGCCACCCCCTTCCCATTCGATCCATAGGTGAGTGTTATTGCTCCTTCCTCCCAAGTGTACCTTGAAAGCTGTCCGTTCCTCTCCACACTTAGGGCTTAGTTCTAAACCACCATTTCCTCTTTCCTGCGCTCTGCGACATTCCCGGGTTAGTCTCCTGCTGCGTTCCTGCCCCCGTTATCCCTCCTCCATACAGTCATCCGGGGTCTTGGAAAACATGCTGGCTGCTCGTATCAGCGCAGCAGACAGTCCGTCCTGGCTCCCCGTGGGCTTAGAAGGAGAGAGTCCTCCCAGCCGTGCCTTGGCTCACAGGCCCGCCATGGG
The sequence above is a segment of the Ovis aries strain OAR_USU_Benz2616 breed Rambouillet chromosome 12, ARS-UI_Ramb_v3.0, whole genome shotgun sequence genome. Coding sequences within it:
- the GOLT1A gene encoding vesicle transport protein GOT1A isoform X1, producing the protein MISITEWQKIGVGTTGFGIFFILFGMLLYFDSVLLAFGNLLFLTGLSFIIGLRRTFSFFFQRHKLKGTSFFLGGVVIVLLRWPLLGMFLETYGFFSLFRGFFPVAFGFLGSASNIPFLSALFQRLQGTSSMV
- the GOLT1A gene encoding vesicle transport protein GOT1A isoform X2, with the translated sequence MISITEWQKIGVGTTGFGIFFILFGMLLYFDSVLLAFGNRHKLKGTSFFLGGVVIVLLRWPLLGMFLETYGFFSLFRGFFPVAFGFLGSASNIPFLSALFQRLQGTSSMV